A genomic stretch from Coffea arabica cultivar ET-39 unplaced genomic scaffold, Coffea Arabica ET-39 HiFi ptg000003l, whole genome shotgun sequence includes:
- the LOC113726112 gene encoding glutamate receptor 2.7, protein MAFQLLINSTNIKCSNVLFLVMKLCFLIICFLQSAIGAGTPLETINIGAIIDVDSRAGKEQKTAMLVAVQSFNSISTNHKLTIHFRNTSNYPIHAVSAAEELITQKQVQVIIGMQTWEQAVLVADVRKKAQVPVLSLAPAPNRHLFIQHRWPFLVPTVSDGFEQISCIASIIRSYHWRKVVAVYEDNTYGGDSEMLAILSEALQPVDAEIEAHLVLPPMSSVSDPEGIVREEVEKLLMTQSRVFVVLRSSLSLANHLFREARKLGLMGRDSVWIIADTLSNLLDSVDTNFISSAQGALGTKLYYSEEATPFLDFRRQFQKVFRLEFPSEHNLEPGIYALQAYDGITAISKVVMELGSKSNTSTSMLLPTIIRSNNFTGLTGDIHFHNESLSSPPMFRIVNVVGKSYKELGFWSSSFNFADSLELENGKINFSAVDGVQTMQNMTARVNWPGELDRIPKGWAMPSNANPMKIGVPGRTVFQKFVKVDWVDNDKNGERKYDGFCIDIFEEILKLLEQEYALPYEFYPYNGSYDQLVDHVINRSFDAVVGDVTILAERSNDVDFTQPYAESGLSMLVPVKNEAQMPWMFVKPFTRNMWIATFSIMFYTMIVVWYIEHQTNEQFKGPRKDQLVTAIGFTFSTLFFAHRENIRSNSTKAVVMMWLFLVFVVTSSYQAALTSILTVPRLEPRTTDVQWVRKTNAAVGCDGDSFVRDYLQNVLQLRNIKTIDNEDAYPAEFESGNITAAFLELPYQKVFLGEYCNEYTAVGPTYRNGGLGFVFQKGSPIARDFSKAILTLQENGKLRSLVEEWLESSMNCSSVDESGNPESLRFESFWVLYLISGSTSTFCFVYFITKRCWKRQEAYQNGAIVGDKGIKGIVDMVVELGPYLRRRSMGRDGTFAQRWSSSRWGLVSPTDPSEHFEAAP, encoded by the exons ATGGCTTTCCAACTACTTATCAATAGTACAAATATTAAGTGCTCTAATGTCTTGTTCCTTGTAATGAAACTATGCTTCCTCATCATATGCTTTCTTCAGTCTGCTATAGGAGCTGGCACTCCTCTAGAAACCATCAATATTGGTGCAATCATAGATGTTGATTCCCGAGCTGGTAAAGAGCAAAAAACTGCCATGCTGGTAGCAGTTCAAAGTTTCAATAGTATATCAACAAATCACAAACTCACTATTCATTTTCGTAACACCAGCAACTATCCAATTCATGCAGTGTCTGCAG CTGAAGAGCTGATTACACAAAAACAAGTGCAAGTTATAATTGGGATGCAGACATGGGAGCAAGCTGTTTTGGTTGCTGATGTTAGGAAAAAAGCTCAAGTGCCAGTTCTTTCATTAGCACCAGCTCCTAACAGACACCTGTTCATACAGCATAGATGGCCTTTCCTGGTACCAACGGTTTCCGATGGCTTCGAACAGATAAGTTGTATTGCTTCTATCATCCGTTCTTACCACTGGAGAAAGGTTGTAGCAGTCTATGAGGACAACACATATGGTGGTGATTCTGAAATGCTTGCAATACTATCTGAGGCCCTTCAACCTGTTGATGCAGAAATTGAGGCTCATTTGGTTCTTCCACCAATGTCTTCTGTGTCTGATCCAGAAGGAATAGTCAGAGAAGAGGTAGAAAAATTATTGATGACACAATCCAGGGTGTTTGTTGTTCTTCGATCTTCATTATCACTAGCCAATCATTTGTTTAGAGAAGCCAGGAAGCTAGGATTAATGGGTAGAGACTCAGTTTGGATAATTGCAGACACGCTTTCTAATCTCCTAGATTCTGTTGACACCAACTTCATCTCCTCTGCTCAAGGTGCTCTAGGAACCAAATTGTACTACTCGGAAGAGGCTACTCCTTTTCTGGATTTTAGACGTCAGTTTCAGAAAGTTTTTCGATTGGAATTCCCAAGTGAACATAATTTGGAGCCTGGAATTTATGCTCTACAAGCATATGATGGCATCACAGCTATTTCGAAAGTTGTGATGGAATTAGGCAGTAAAAGTAATACTAGTACTTCAATGCTACTGCCAACGATAATTCGATCAAACAATTTCACTGGCTTAACTGGTGATATACATTTTCATAATGAGTCACTATCAAGCCCACCAATGTTTAGGATTGTCAATGTTGTTGGCAAGAGTTACAAAGAACTTGGCTTTTGGTCATCAAGTTTTAACTTTGCAGATAGCCTTGAATTGGAAAATGGGAAGATAAATTTTAGTGCAGTTGATGGTGTTCAAACCATGCAAAATATGACTGCTAGAGTAAATTGGCCGGGGGAATTAGACAGAATCCCAAAAGGTTGGGCAATGCCCAGTAATGCAAATCCAATGAAGATTGGAGTTCCAGgacgaacagttttccagaaatTTGTAAAGGTAGATTGGGTCGACAATGACAAGAATGGTGAGAGGAAGTATGACGGTTTCTGCATTGATATTTTTGAAGAAATACTTAAACTTTTGGAGCAAGAATATGCCCTCCCTTATGAATTTTATCCCTACAACGGCAGCTATGACCAGCTTGTTGACCATGTCATCAATCGG TCCTTTGATGCTGTTGTTGGCGATGTAACAATACTGGCCGAGCGATCAAATGATGTGGATTTTACCCAGCCATATGCCGAGTCAGGCTTGTCCATGCTGGTCCCAGTGAAAAATGAAGCTCAGATGCCATGGATGTTTGTGAAACCTTTCACTCGAAACATGTGGATTGCAACATTTTCAATAATGTTCTACACAATGATCGTGGTATGGTACATAGAACACCAAACTAATGAACAGTTCAAAGGCCCTAGGAAAGACCAGCTCGTAACTGCAATCGGGTTCACATTCTCCACTCTTTTCTTCGCTCACA GAGAAAACATCAGAAGTAACTCTACTAAAGCGGTGGTTATGATGTGGCTATTTCTGGTGTTCGTAGTAACCTCAAGTTACCAAGCAGCTCTCACTTCAATCCTTACAGTCCCCAGGCTTGAGCCTCGTACGACTGATGTACAATgggtaaggaaaacaaatgcaGCAGTTGGATGTGACGGTGATTCCTTCGTAAGGGATTATTTGCAGAATGTACTTCAACTTCGAAACATCAAGACCATTGACAACGAAGACGCTTATCCTGCAGAATTTGAGAGCGGCAACATAACAGCAGCATTTCTTGAACTGCCTTATCAGAAGGTTTTCCTGGGAGAGTACTGCAATGAGTACACTGCTGTTGGACCTACTTACAGAAATGGAGGACTGGGCTTT GTGTTTCAGAAAGGATCTCCAATAGCCCGTGATTTTTCCAAAGCCATTTTAACTCTGCAGGAGAATGGTAAGCTTAGGAGCCTCGTAGAAGAATGGTTAGAATCATCTATGAACTGTTCGAGTGTCGATGAGTCTGGTAACCCTGAGAGTCTGCGCTTTGAGAGCTTCTGGGTATTATACCTTATTTCTGGTTCCACTTCCactttttgttttgtatatTTTATTACGAAAAGATGTTGGAAACGCCAGGAGGCCTATCAGAATGGTGCTATTGTGGGTGATAAAGGAATAAAAGGTATCGTGGATATGGTAGTAGAACTAGGACCGTACTTGCGTCGCAGATCAATGGGGAGAGATGGGACATTCGCTCAAAGATGGAGTTCCTCACGGTGGGGTTTAGTAAGTCCCACAGACCCTTCAGAGCATTTTGAGGCTGCTCCATAA
- the LOC113726113 gene encoding apoptosis inhibitor 5-like protein API5 isoform X2: MLKVCVQAIRGLPLFCKDTPEHLSKIVDILAQLLTAEENVERDAVHKALLSLLRQDVKASLTALFKHIESVDEQMTDENLRERTLSFIRDKVFPLKTELLKPPELMERHMTDLIKKSLQDVTGAEFKMFMDFLKSLSIFGEKAPPERVQELIEIIEGQADLDAQFDVSDGDHIARLIACLFMAIPFFERGASNGKFLNYLNKHIFPVFDKLPEEWKVDLLKDLAESSPYTTPQDSRQILPSVVQLLKKYMPIRKTGEEMNFTYVECLLYTFHHLAYKAPNATNSLCGYKIVTGQPSDRLGEDFSEYHKEFIERLNCVEELARATMKKLTQGMAEHNKALTAATSEEAKASIKTQKQNTTTGLRTCNNILAMTQPLHSKSPSFIGDKRIDLSWKETKKLSPPSNTPAAGGKRPAGTTNGSSNNAVKKGRGDGGIQNQYANRPFEGSAYGGRSGLRGRGRARGRGRGRGRGRGGGGRGRGRGYY; this comes from the exons ATGTTAAAG GTTTGCGTGCAAGCAATTCGTGGACTTCCTCTTTTCTGCAAAGATACACCTGAACATCTTTCTAAGATTGTTGATATTCTTGCCCAGCTCCTAACTGCTG AGGAGAATGTTGAGCGCGATGCAGTACATAAGGCTCTTTTATCCTTATTGAGGCAGGATGTTAAAG CTTCTTTGACAGCCTTATTTAAGCACATTGAGAGTGTTGATGAGCAGATGACTGATGAGAATCTTCGAGAGAGAACCTTAAGTTTTATCAGAGACAAG GTATTCCCTCTTAAAACTGAGTTGCTGAAGCCACCAGAGCTAATGGAAAGACACATGACTGATTTGATTAAAAAG AGTCTACAAGATGTGACGGGAGCAGAATTTAAGATGTTTATGGATTTCTTAAAAAGTTTAAGCATATTTGGAGAAAAAGCTCCTCCTGAGCGTGTTCAAGAGCTCATTGAGATCATTGAAGGCCAAGCTGATCTTGATGCTCAGTTCGAT GTTTCAGATGGGGATCACATTGCTAGGTTAATAGCATGCTTGTTTATGGCTATCCCATTTTTTGAG AGGGGTGCATCCAATGGCAAGTTTCTTAATTACTTGAACAAGCACATTTTTCCTGTTTTTGACAAG CTTCCTGAAGAATGGAAAGTTGACCTGCTCAAGGATCTTGCTGAGAGTTCACCTTACACCACACCTCAGGATTCAAGACAAATCCTTCCCTCTGTTGTTCAGCTTTTGAAG aaATACATGCCTATAAGAAAAACAGGAGAAGAGATGAACTTCACTTATGTCGAGTGCTTATTGTATACATTCCACCATTTAGCTTACAAG GCACCCAATGCCACCAACAGCTTGTGTGGTTACAAGATTGTGACTGGCCAACCTTCTGATAGGCTTGGGGAGGACTTCTCAGAGTATCATAAAGAATTCATAGAACG CTTAAATTGTGTGGAAGAGCTAGCTAGGGCTACCATGAAGAAATTAACTCAAGGAATGGCTGAGCACAACAAAGCATTGACGGCTGCTACTTCTGAGGAAGCAAAGGCCAGCATA AAGACACAGAAGCAGAATACCACAACTGGGTTGCGTACTTGTAACAACATATTGGCTATGACACAG CCACTGCATTCAAAATCACCATCATTTATTGGTGACAAGAGAATTGACTTATCTTGGAAAGAAACTAAGAAACTTTCTCCTCCATCAAACACTCCTGCAGCCGG AGGTAAACGCCCTGCTGGTACAACGAATGGCTCTAGCAACAATGCCGTGAAAAAGGGACGTGGTGATGGTGGAATTCAGAACCAGTATGCTAATAGGCCATTTGAAGGTTCAGCATATGGGGGTAGAAGTGGATTAAGAGGCAGGGGCAGGGCCAGGGGTAGAGGCAGGGGTCGAGGTCGAGGCCGAGGTGGAGGTGGACGAGGTAGGGGACGGGGCTATTACTAG
- the LOC113726113 gene encoding apoptosis inhibitor 5-like protein API5 isoform X3 codes for MTENSDEAKDIDELYEYGARLNEAKDKTQHVEDYENIIKAATSTSIKARQLAAQLIPRFFKFFPSLSVSAVDAHLDLCEAEELGVCVQAIRGLPLFCKDTPEHLSKIVDILAQLLTAEENVERDAVHKALLSLLRQDVKASLTALFKHIESVDEQMTDENLRERTLSFIRDKVFPLKTELLKPPELMERHMTDLIKKSLQDVTGAEFKMFMDFLKSLSIFGEKAPPERVQELIEIIEGQADLDAQFDVSDGDHIARLIACLFMAIPFFERGASNGKFLNYLNKHIFPVFDKLPEEWKVDLLKDLAESSPYTTPQDSRQILPSVVQLLKKYMPIRKTGEEMNFTYVECLLYTFHHLAYKAPNATNSLCGYKIVTGQPSDRLGEDFSEYHKEFIERLNCVEELARATMKKLTQGMAEHNKALTAATSEEAKASIKTQKQNTTTGLRTCNNILAMTQPLHSKSPSFIGDKRIDLSWKETKKLSPPSNTPAAGGKRPAGTTNGSSNNAVKKGRGDGGIQNQYANRPFEGSAYGGRSGLRGRGRARGRGRGRGRGRGGGGRGRGRGYY; via the exons ATGACCGAGAATTCCGACGAGGCCAAGGACATAGATGAGCTCTACGAGTACGGGGCACGCCTCAATGAAGCCAAGGATAAGACTCAG CATGTGGAGGATTACGAGAATATAATAAAGGCGGCAACCAGTACCAGCATTAAAGCTAGGCAATTAGCTGCTCAACTGATCCCCAGGTTCTTCAAGTTTTTCCCAAGTCTTTCGGTCAGTGCTGTAGATGCCCATCTTGATTTATGTGAAGCTGAAGAACTCGGG GTTTGCGTGCAAGCAATTCGTGGACTTCCTCTTTTCTGCAAAGATACACCTGAACATCTTTCTAAGATTGTTGATATTCTTGCCCAGCTCCTAACTGCTG AGGAGAATGTTGAGCGCGATGCAGTACATAAGGCTCTTTTATCCTTATTGAGGCAGGATGTTAAAG CTTCTTTGACAGCCTTATTTAAGCACATTGAGAGTGTTGATGAGCAGATGACTGATGAGAATCTTCGAGAGAGAACCTTAAGTTTTATCAGAGACAAG GTATTCCCTCTTAAAACTGAGTTGCTGAAGCCACCAGAGCTAATGGAAAGACACATGACTGATTTGATTAAAAAG AGTCTACAAGATGTGACGGGAGCAGAATTTAAGATGTTTATGGATTTCTTAAAAAGTTTAAGCATATTTGGAGAAAAAGCTCCTCCTGAGCGTGTTCAAGAGCTCATTGAGATCATTGAAGGCCAAGCTGATCTTGATGCTCAGTTCGAT GTTTCAGATGGGGATCACATTGCTAGGTTAATAGCATGCTTGTTTATGGCTATCCCATTTTTTGAG AGGGGTGCATCCAATGGCAAGTTTCTTAATTACTTGAACAAGCACATTTTTCCTGTTTTTGACAAG CTTCCTGAAGAATGGAAAGTTGACCTGCTCAAGGATCTTGCTGAGAGTTCACCTTACACCACACCTCAGGATTCAAGACAAATCCTTCCCTCTGTTGTTCAGCTTTTGAAG aaATACATGCCTATAAGAAAAACAGGAGAAGAGATGAACTTCACTTATGTCGAGTGCTTATTGTATACATTCCACCATTTAGCTTACAAG GCACCCAATGCCACCAACAGCTTGTGTGGTTACAAGATTGTGACTGGCCAACCTTCTGATAGGCTTGGGGAGGACTTCTCAGAGTATCATAAAGAATTCATAGAACG CTTAAATTGTGTGGAAGAGCTAGCTAGGGCTACCATGAAGAAATTAACTCAAGGAATGGCTGAGCACAACAAAGCATTGACGGCTGCTACTTCTGAGGAAGCAAAGGCCAGCATA AAGACACAGAAGCAGAATACCACAACTGGGTTGCGTACTTGTAACAACATATTGGCTATGACACAG CCACTGCATTCAAAATCACCATCATTTATTGGTGACAAGAGAATTGACTTATCTTGGAAAGAAACTAAGAAACTTTCTCCTCCATCAAACACTCCTGCAGCCGG AGGTAAACGCCCTGCTGGTACAACGAATGGCTCTAGCAACAATGCCGTGAAAAAGGGACGTGGTGATGGTGGAATTCAGAACCAGTATGCTAATAGGCCATTTGAAGGTTCAGCATATGGGGGTAGAAGTGGATTAAGAGGCAGGGGCAGGGCCAGGGGTAGAGGCAGGGGTCGAGGTCGAGGCCGAGGTGGAGGTGGACGAGGTAGGGGACGGGGCTATTACTAG
- the LOC113726113 gene encoding apoptosis inhibitor 5-like protein API5 isoform X1 codes for MQHNTDCIVLLISNQILQVCVQAIRGLPLFCKDTPEHLSKIVDILAQLLTAEENVERDAVHKALLSLLRQDVKASLTALFKHIESVDEQMTDENLRERTLSFIRDKVFPLKTELLKPPELMERHMTDLIKKSLQDVTGAEFKMFMDFLKSLSIFGEKAPPERVQELIEIIEGQADLDAQFDVSDGDHIARLIACLFMAIPFFERGASNGKFLNYLNKHIFPVFDKLPEEWKVDLLKDLAESSPYTTPQDSRQILPSVVQLLKKYMPIRKTGEEMNFTYVECLLYTFHHLAYKAPNATNSLCGYKIVTGQPSDRLGEDFSEYHKEFIERLNCVEELARATMKKLTQGMAEHNKALTAATSEEAKASIKTQKQNTTTGLRTCNNILAMTQPLHSKSPSFIGDKRIDLSWKETKKLSPPSNTPAAGGKRPAGTTNGSSNNAVKKGRGDGGIQNQYANRPFEGSAYGGRSGLRGRGRARGRGRGRGRGRGGGGRGRGRGYY; via the exons ATGCAACACAATACTGATTGTATTGTGCTTTTGATTTCCAATCAAATCTTGCAGGTTTGCGTGCAAGCAATTCGTGGACTTCCTCTTTTCTGCAAAGATACACCTGAACATCTTTCTAAGATTGTTGATATTCTTGCCCAGCTCCTAACTGCTG AGGAGAATGTTGAGCGCGATGCAGTACATAAGGCTCTTTTATCCTTATTGAGGCAGGATGTTAAAG CTTCTTTGACAGCCTTATTTAAGCACATTGAGAGTGTTGATGAGCAGATGACTGATGAGAATCTTCGAGAGAGAACCTTAAGTTTTATCAGAGACAAG GTATTCCCTCTTAAAACTGAGTTGCTGAAGCCACCAGAGCTAATGGAAAGACACATGACTGATTTGATTAAAAAG AGTCTACAAGATGTGACGGGAGCAGAATTTAAGATGTTTATGGATTTCTTAAAAAGTTTAAGCATATTTGGAGAAAAAGCTCCTCCTGAGCGTGTTCAAGAGCTCATTGAGATCATTGAAGGCCAAGCTGATCTTGATGCTCAGTTCGAT GTTTCAGATGGGGATCACATTGCTAGGTTAATAGCATGCTTGTTTATGGCTATCCCATTTTTTGAG AGGGGTGCATCCAATGGCAAGTTTCTTAATTACTTGAACAAGCACATTTTTCCTGTTTTTGACAAG CTTCCTGAAGAATGGAAAGTTGACCTGCTCAAGGATCTTGCTGAGAGTTCACCTTACACCACACCTCAGGATTCAAGACAAATCCTTCCCTCTGTTGTTCAGCTTTTGAAG aaATACATGCCTATAAGAAAAACAGGAGAAGAGATGAACTTCACTTATGTCGAGTGCTTATTGTATACATTCCACCATTTAGCTTACAAG GCACCCAATGCCACCAACAGCTTGTGTGGTTACAAGATTGTGACTGGCCAACCTTCTGATAGGCTTGGGGAGGACTTCTCAGAGTATCATAAAGAATTCATAGAACG CTTAAATTGTGTGGAAGAGCTAGCTAGGGCTACCATGAAGAAATTAACTCAAGGAATGGCTGAGCACAACAAAGCATTGACGGCTGCTACTTCTGAGGAAGCAAAGGCCAGCATA AAGACACAGAAGCAGAATACCACAACTGGGTTGCGTACTTGTAACAACATATTGGCTATGACACAG CCACTGCATTCAAAATCACCATCATTTATTGGTGACAAGAGAATTGACTTATCTTGGAAAGAAACTAAGAAACTTTCTCCTCCATCAAACACTCCTGCAGCCGG AGGTAAACGCCCTGCTGGTACAACGAATGGCTCTAGCAACAATGCCGTGAAAAAGGGACGTGGTGATGGTGGAATTCAGAACCAGTATGCTAATAGGCCATTTGAAGGTTCAGCATATGGGGGTAGAAGTGGATTAAGAGGCAGGGGCAGGGCCAGGGGTAGAGGCAGGGGTCGAGGTCGAGGCCGAGGTGGAGGTGGACGAGGTAGGGGACGGGGCTATTACTAG